A segment of the Bacteroidia bacterium genome:
CAAACTGCCGGAACACGCGGTGTTTGGTCCGCACAAACTGATCACGTTCCACGATTACCATCAGGCGCTGGAATACGCGCGCAGCGCAGGAAAACCCGTAATGATTGACTTTACAGGATACGCCTGTGTGAACTGCCGCCTGATGGAAGAGAATGTGTGGTCGTCGCCCAATGTGCTCAATCTCCTGAGAAAAGAAGTGGTGATTGCTTCACTGCATGTGGATGATAAAACCCTGTTACCCGAGAGCGAGCGGTACCTTTCGGCATTTGACGGAAAAAAAATCCGTACGGTGGGAAACAAATGGAGTGATCTGCAAAAATCCAATTACGGATCCAATTCACAGCCCCAGTACATGATTCTGGATCATCAGGAGAACACCATGAACGGCGTGGCGAGTTATGAATCGCACGGACAAACGGAGAAGTTTCTCCCCTGGTTAGAAGAGGGGCTGAAACTTTTTGCAGAAAGAAAAGAATCGCCCGTATACCGGCCCCTGATGGTTAAGGCGCCTGATTAAGCTTGCAACCCAGGCATTCATCCACACCGGGCTCCGGCGCTTTTTCATATGCCTTTTTCTTGGCTTTCAGCTTTTTGATGAAGATCACGTTGATCAGCTGATCATCATCGGTAACCAGTGTGGTTGAAATGCCGTTTACGATCTTGATATCGTTGGTAACCTGGTTTTTCTCGTTGTGTTTATATTTCTTTTCGAGCGGTTCGTAAGTGCCACCCTCAAAACGCATCCAGATTCCGGTAATTTTTCCGTTTTTCACCTCCACTTTACCGTTAAAACATTCCGCTTTTGTACCCCGGCGAAAGGTGATGATGATCTGGTCGTGCGAACCATCCTCCACCTCCTCTGCTCCCCTTTCTTCGAAGAGTTTTGCCCATTTAAGGTAGCAGTTAGAAGGTGTTTCGTCCTTTTCCTTTGTTTGAGCGGAAGCAGTGAGCATTCCGAAAGAAGTGAAAAGCAGAAGCAGTAATACAGGTCTCATAATGATCAGGTTTGCCGGTTAAAAGTAGGAATAGTTCATCAATCCTGAAACACCGCGAAATTTCAGTAATTTTACGCCCATACACTTTCAAAATGAGTGCCAATCTGGTAAAAACCATCCTGGAAGACGCAGAAAAGGCCTTGGCGGGCTTTCAAGCCGACCCTGAAAATCACCGGCGTATTGCCGCGGCAGGGGAGCTGATGGTGAGCGCCATTGGTGCCGGGAAAAAGATCATTTCCTGTGGAAACGGGGGCTCTATGTGCGACGCCATGCACTTTGCCGAAGAGCTGAGCGGGAGGTTCCGGGCCGATCGCAAAGCCCTGCCTGCAGTATCCATATCAGATCCCTCCCACCTCAGTTGTGTAGGAAACGATTACGGTTTTGAATTTGTGTTTTCCAGGTATGTAGAAGCACTGGGGCATGAAGGCGATGTGCTGCTGGCCATTACCACCAGCGGCAACTCCGCCAATGTAGTTCGTGCGATGGAAGCGGCGAAAAAAAAGAAGATGCAGGTGGTGGGATTAACCGGGAAGGACGGAGGGAAGGCCGCTGCGCTGTGCGACATTGAAATACGGGCTCCCTACAGCGGGTATGCCGACCGCGCACAGGAAATACACATCAAAGTAATACACTGCCTGATCCAGCTTATTGAAGCAGGAGCAGGAAATAAATAATCAATTACACGCTCTAAAAACTGTTCTATGAAAATTAAATTACTTGCGCTTGTTCTGGTGGCAGGCATTTTTGCAACACAGGCTCAAACGGCAAACTTCAGCTACACCGGCACCATGCAAACCTGGGTAGTTCCGGCAAATGTGTACAGCGTTACCATTGATGTAAGGGGCGCACAAGGAGGCAGTGCCACAAACCTGAACCAGATGCCCACGGTAGGAAACGGAGGATTGGGCGGACAAGTACTTGCTACAATTGCCGTTAATCCGGGCGATATTCTGAATATTTTTGTAGGAGGAACCGGCGATTCAGACGGGTTAACACTAAGTTGTTTTAATGCTGCCGGAGGATACAACGGAGGCGGAACCGGGAAAGGCGGATACAATTCATACAATTATAATGCAGGAGGCGGAGGCGGTGCCAGCGACATTCGGTTGAACGGCAGTGCACTGGCCGACCGGATTTTTGTTGCCGGCGGAGGCGGAGGCGGCTGTTGTTCCGGATGTACAGGAGCCGGCACAGACGGCGGCGCCGGAGGAGGCCTGAACGGAGGAGACGGACAGAATTCCTCCTGTTGCGTTAACCAGAATAACGGCAAAGGCGGAACCCAGTCTATAGGCGGAGCACCCGGCGCATGGTGCGGTTCCTGCACCAATGCCACCTCCGGTTTGCTTGGAACAGGCGGGCGCGGGCAGGATTCAGCATCTTGCAGCGGCGGTGTAACCTGTGGAAGCGGTGGAGGCGGCGGAGGCGGATATTACGGAGGCGGAGGAGGAGGTAACGGACCCGGCGGAGGAGGAAGTAATTATGCCAGCCCGAATGCTACTGCTGTTACCCATAACCAGGGTGTGAATACAGGAAACGGTTCGGTGACCATTACTTACAGTGTGAGCACAGGCATTCAGCCGTTCACCTCAGCAGACGGAACAGCAGGCATCTATCCCAATCCGTTCAGCAATACGCTAACAGTACAGCACGGCCAGTACGGATACCCTGTTGTGATCAGTGTTCTGAACATGCTGGGAGAAGAAGTATATAAAACCTCCTCCGGCGCGGCGCAAACCGAAATGGATCTTACCTCGCTGCCGGCAGGCATTTACCAGGTAAAAATTCATTTCCGCGATCACAGTGAAGTCCGGAAGGTGGTAAAACGCTGAATGTAGTTTTAATTCAGAACTTCCCGCGCGTAGGTAGCTGCTCTACCTTGCAGGCAAAAAGAAAATGCTTGTAAAGACTTTCGGAGCGGCCATACATGGCATTCGCGCGACCATCATTACTGTAGAAACAGACATTACCATCGGCACGGGCCTCACCATTGTAGGCTTGCCGGATGCCGCCATACGCGAGAGCCAGCAGCGGGTAGATGCCGCATTAAAGAATGCCGGATACCGGATACCCGGAAAGAAGATCGTAATTAATATGGCGCCGGCGGATATCCGCAAAGAAGGAGCGTCCTACGATCTGACCATAGCGGTAGGCATTATGGCCGCCAATGAAAACATACCGGCGGATAAGCTGGCGGGTCACCTGATCATGGGAGAGCTTTCCCTCGACGGCACGCTGCAGCCCATCCGCGGCGTGCTTCCCATTGCGATCAATGCCATGGAATCCGGTTTTTCAGGTATTATTCTGCCACGCTTAA
Coding sequences within it:
- a CDS encoding T9SS type A sorting domain-containing protein codes for the protein MKIKLLALVLVAGIFATQAQTANFSYTGTMQTWVVPANVYSVTIDVRGAQGGSATNLNQMPTVGNGGLGGQVLATIAVNPGDILNIFVGGTGDSDGLTLSCFNAAGGYNGGGTGKGGYNSYNYNAGGGGGASDIRLNGSALADRIFVAGGGGGGCCSGCTGAGTDGGAGGGLNGGDGQNSSCCVNQNNGKGGTQSIGGAPGAWCGSCTNATSGLLGTGGRGQDSASCSGGVTCGSGGGGGGGYYGGGGGGNGPGGGGSNYASPNATAVTHNQGVNTGNGSVTITYSVSTGIQPFTSADGTAGIYPNPFSNTLTVQHGQYGYPVVISVLNMLGEEVYKTSSGAAQTEMDLTSLPAGIYQVKIHFRDHSEVRKVVKR
- the lpcA gene encoding D-sedoheptulose 7-phosphate isomerase, giving the protein MSANLVKTILEDAEKALAGFQADPENHRRIAAAGELMVSAIGAGKKIISCGNGGSMCDAMHFAEELSGRFRADRKALPAVSISDPSHLSCVGNDYGFEFVFSRYVEALGHEGDVLLAITTSGNSANVVRAMEAAKKKKMQVVGLTGKDGGKAAALCDIEIRAPYSGYADRAQEIHIKVIHCLIQLIEAGAGNK